Proteins co-encoded in one Enterobacter sp. R4-368 genomic window:
- a CDS encoding integrase domain-containing protein yields MARTTRPLTNTEVSRAKATDKDLTLHDGDGLFLMVKTSGKKLWRFRYQRPTTKQRTMIGLGAFPALSLAEARGLRAQYLSLLARGIDPQIQAEQAEEQQQIALESIFSNVAANWFAMKRNSVTPDYAKDIWRSLEKDIFPAIGEIPVQKIRARTLVEALEPIKARGALETVRRLVQRINEIMIYAVNTGLIDANPASGIGMAFEKPKKQNMPTLRPEELPKLMRSLVMSNLSIPTRCLIEWQLLTLVRPSEAAGTQWAEIDLDAKLWTIPAERMKAKREHIVPLSPQALEILEVMKPISAHRDHIFPSRNDPQQSMNSQTANAALKRIGYGGKLVAHGLRSIASTTLNEEGFNGDVIESALAHADKNEVRKAYNKSTYLNQRRDLMAWWGTKIKNSYGEW; encoded by the coding sequence ATGGCAAGGACAACACGCCCCCTTACTAACACCGAAGTCTCACGCGCTAAAGCGACAGATAAAGATCTGACGCTGCATGATGGCGACGGCCTTTTCCTTATGGTGAAAACAAGCGGTAAAAAGCTATGGCGCTTTCGCTACCAAAGACCGACAACAAAGCAGCGCACCATGATTGGCCTCGGAGCCTTCCCTGCCCTTTCTCTGGCCGAAGCGCGAGGTTTGCGCGCGCAGTATCTCTCTTTATTAGCAAGAGGTATCGACCCGCAAATACAAGCCGAGCAGGCTGAGGAGCAACAACAGATCGCTTTAGAGAGCATTTTTTCAAATGTAGCAGCAAACTGGTTTGCCATGAAACGCAACAGCGTGACACCCGATTACGCGAAAGATATCTGGCGATCGTTAGAGAAGGATATTTTCCCGGCGATTGGTGAGATCCCGGTTCAGAAAATTAGAGCACGCACATTAGTTGAGGCGCTAGAGCCGATTAAAGCGCGTGGCGCACTCGAAACCGTTCGCCGCCTGGTACAGCGTATCAACGAAATCATGATTTATGCTGTTAATACCGGCCTGATTGATGCGAATCCTGCCTCAGGTATCGGTATGGCATTTGAGAAGCCGAAAAAGCAGAACATGCCAACACTGCGACCGGAAGAACTGCCAAAGCTAATGCGCTCTCTAGTTATGTCTAATTTATCTATTCCAACACGCTGCCTGATTGAATGGCAACTCCTGACCCTTGTGCGCCCTTCAGAGGCAGCAGGCACTCAATGGGCTGAGATTGATCTTGATGCAAAGCTTTGGACGATTCCAGCCGAACGGATGAAGGCTAAGCGTGAGCATATAGTCCCTCTATCGCCTCAGGCATTAGAGATTCTGGAAGTAATGAAACCAATCAGTGCTCACCGTGATCATATTTTTCCTAGTAGGAATGATCCACAACAATCGATGAACAGTCAGACTGCTAATGCTGCTTTAAAAAGAATCGGATATGGTGGTAAATTAGTTGCCCACGGTCTCCGTTCTATCGCTAGTACCACTTTAAACGAAGAAGGATTTAACGGAGATGTTATAGAATCAGCTCTAGCACACGCAGACAAAAATGAGGTGCGCAAGGCTTATAATAAAAGTACATACCTGAATCAAAGGCGAGATCTTATGGCATGGTGGGGCACTAAGATTAAAAACAGTTATGGAGAATGGTAA
- a CDS encoding P-loop NTPase fold protein, translated as MSFILHTESPSTEDIIDGNSHNNISIKIADTLMRDDVNIVGINGPLGSGKSTVIKLLEKNLPNGNFQFINFDAELYQQGSTKKALITKIYDGLEPNIPNSLKPNLREFKDNALGNNVTYKKTQDSEISTWAILFLFSLFICTQSIRPLQTEWGKPSESMSYFLIGLFTLFLTSPLLLSAIFFIRSLWDNSLKFGNIIKKNSVDTISEKMLVSKEVGSIELHNAIRGFKECIPPGLKFLLIIDNLDRIPSDKVKELWSDIELISNSSEKRLKLLIPYSSEHVAKSLSQDIYEGREFISKRIPISFQIPPILSAGWRNVFSHFWQQSFPSELENLYHDTSELIEIWLPKAYQPITPRYLKKLINDIQITLLSTPYEVRNITCAYYILTTKHNDLPFENLLIDNFESSDLDEKTKDKYKKSIRKLQRIYNNDRKKWIDELLCINFQTNAQLAEGELIDEPLKLALTQYNSEELSRISNMFGFVSAWRRVIDTTDPTDWFITLSKMTSEKSNIIKEILPEVIKALDTMDISGASTLDNENFLPSLNSLKKDGFNIHGLYLSNIQKTISQDLTKYITYDDDRLIELGQNNTEIQQALHHGELLSQLIGYNILNELLTAPKTVFYILNLKDKSLSFKNLEIEQIKLESKDFIDGLQLLFAGGVDFNLTEKNINKHISFESEGIKLVLKEGLQPGLDSIFNNFTSGSIPQNILLFEMMVLTPQWHSANLNTHYTRIINYNIDWKINCLAHWMSHMIASKNIISIESYKQYISTEDDLTYFFSCYLKYISNFTHIFYALTNETLNEYLIPSLNLLANNKMLKINDVNPIVTEFFSVMKKYLSDNFIECFTQDNRSALCDAIENTYIKDIDDSFVDYLVKNTEANELTKSLIESFKGEIDTQDKFNEIVNENYPSYPKILEYSKNNSEHFDFAKDFIFNFYETYKIDAIDRPIPRLIFDTLSHDIKEIAIRELSDLIYVRDLDVRRPLALLKYFSDVLNYSDDESTSGSRAIARLFNQVSTNPEISSWLDRQNINFSKWHISDKQSVVTIIATKAELFPRLKEKGPVKSKIQELSLEND; from the coding sequence ATGTCATTTATTTTACACACAGAGTCACCTTCAACTGAAGATATTATTGATGGAAACAGCCACAATAATATTTCAATAAAAATTGCTGATACTCTCATGCGAGATGACGTAAATATCGTTGGGATAAACGGGCCGTTAGGCTCAGGCAAATCAACAGTTATAAAACTTCTTGAAAAAAACCTACCGAATGGTAATTTCCAATTTATTAATTTTGATGCAGAGTTATACCAGCAAGGTTCAACGAAAAAAGCGTTAATAACAAAAATATACGATGGATTAGAACCAAATATTCCCAATTCGCTTAAACCAAATCTAAGAGAGTTTAAAGACAACGCTCTTGGGAATAATGTAACCTATAAGAAGACTCAAGACAGCGAAATAAGCACCTGGGCTATACTATTTTTATTTTCTCTTTTTATATGCACTCAGTCAATTCGGCCACTTCAAACTGAATGGGGCAAACCATCAGAAAGCATGAGTTATTTCCTCATTGGTTTATTCACATTATTCCTCACATCACCATTGCTTCTTTCTGCAATTTTTTTCATTCGTTCACTCTGGGATAATTCATTAAAATTCGGAAATATCATTAAAAAAAATTCTGTAGATACCATCTCAGAAAAGATGCTTGTTTCAAAGGAGGTAGGTAGCATAGAGCTGCATAATGCCATTCGTGGATTTAAGGAGTGTATACCACCCGGGTTAAAGTTTCTTTTAATTATTGATAACTTAGATAGAATTCCTTCTGACAAAGTTAAAGAGTTATGGAGCGACATTGAGTTAATAAGCAATTCCTCTGAAAAAAGACTAAAACTATTAATACCATACTCTTCAGAACATGTAGCAAAATCATTATCACAGGATATTTATGAAGGAAGAGAGTTTATTTCCAAGAGAATACCTATAAGTTTTCAAATCCCACCAATACTATCGGCTGGATGGAGGAATGTTTTTTCTCACTTTTGGCAGCAAAGCTTCCCAAGTGAGTTAGAAAATTTGTACCATGACACATCAGAACTGATTGAAATTTGGCTTCCAAAAGCTTATCAACCAATCACTCCCAGATATTTAAAAAAACTCATCAATGACATACAGATAACATTGCTTTCAACGCCTTATGAAGTAAGAAACATAACATGTGCCTATTATATTTTGACTACAAAGCATAATGACCTTCCTTTCGAAAATCTTTTAATTGATAATTTTGAAAGCAGCGATCTAGATGAAAAAACAAAAGATAAATACAAAAAGAGCATCAGAAAACTTCAACGAATTTACAATAATGACCGTAAGAAATGGATTGATGAATTGCTATGCATAAATTTTCAAACTAACGCCCAACTCGCTGAAGGAGAATTAATTGATGAGCCTCTTAAACTCGCACTAACTCAGTATAACTCAGAGGAACTATCGCGAATTTCCAATATGTTTGGTTTTGTATCTGCATGGAGAAGAGTAATTGATACTACAGATCCAACTGATTGGTTTATAACGCTTTCTAAAATGACCTCTGAAAAGAGCAATATTATTAAAGAGATACTACCTGAGGTTATAAAAGCATTAGATACCATGGACATATCCGGTGCATCAACTTTGGATAATGAAAATTTCTTGCCTTCATTAAATTCTTTAAAAAAAGATGGGTTTAATATTCATGGTTTATATCTAAGCAACATCCAAAAAACAATTTCACAAGATCTCACAAAGTACATCACTTATGATGATGATAGGTTAATCGAACTTGGTCAAAACAATACTGAAATACAACAAGCTTTACATCATGGAGAATTGCTTTCACAATTAATTGGATACAACATATTAAATGAACTGTTAACTGCTCCTAAAACAGTTTTCTACATACTCAACCTCAAGGACAAATCCTTATCATTTAAGAACCTAGAGATTGAACAGATTAAATTAGAATCAAAAGATTTCATTGATGGGCTACAATTACTCTTCGCGGGTGGGGTTGATTTTAATCTTACTGAAAAAAATATAAATAAGCATATTTCGTTTGAAAGCGAAGGAATCAAATTGGTTTTGAAAGAAGGATTGCAGCCCGGACTAGATTCAATCTTTAACAATTTTACAAGTGGCAGCATACCTCAAAATATTTTATTGTTTGAGATGATGGTGCTTACTCCACAATGGCATTCTGCTAATCTCAACACCCATTACACACGAATCATAAATTACAACATTGATTGGAAGATAAATTGTCTTGCACATTGGATGTCACACATGATTGCAAGTAAAAATATAATATCAATAGAGAGTTACAAGCAGTATATCTCTACCGAAGATGATTTAACTTACTTCTTCAGTTGCTACCTAAAGTATATATCTAACTTCACACACATATTTTACGCGTTAACTAATGAGACATTGAATGAATACTTAATTCCTTCTTTGAATCTGTTAGCAAATAATAAAATGCTAAAAATTAACGATGTTAATCCAATTGTAACCGAGTTTTTCTCAGTTATGAAAAAATATCTCTCCGATAATTTCATTGAATGCTTTACACAAGATAATCGAAGTGCTCTATGCGATGCAATTGAGAATACCTACATTAAAGACATTGACGATTCCTTTGTCGATTATCTTGTTAAAAATACAGAAGCCAATGAATTAACAAAATCGCTGATTGAAAGTTTCAAAGGTGAGATAGATACACAAGATAAGTTCAATGAAATCGTTAATGAAAACTATCCTTCCTACCCTAAGATCCTAGAGTACTCAAAGAATAACTCAGAGCATTTCGACTTTGCTAAAGATTTCATTTTTAATTTCTATGAAACGTATAAAATTGACGCTATTGACAGACCTATCCCTCGACTTATTTTTGATACCTTATCACATGACATCAAAGAAATAGCAATAAGAGAACTAAGCGATTTGATATACGTGCGAGATCTTGATGTAAGAAGACCACTTGCCTTATTAAAATATTTTTCAGACGTATTAAATTATTCAGATGATGAATCAACATCAGGTTCAAGAGCAATTGCTCGTCTATTTAATCAGGTCAGTACTAACCCAGAGATATCTTCTTGGCTTGACCGGCAAAATATAAATTTTTCCAAATGGCACATTAGTGATAAACAGTCTGTAGTGACTATTATCGCAACTAAGGCTGAGTTATTCCCTCGCCTTAAGGAAAAGGGTCCCGTTAAAAGTAAAATTCAAGAATTGAGCTTAGAGAACGATTAA
- a CDS encoding ogr/Delta-like zinc finger family protein yields MFHCPFCRQPAHARTSRYLTENLKQRYHQCTSIECSATFRTTETLDGVIRRPAMPENQVLQADIQPQ; encoded by the coding sequence ATGTTTCACTGTCCGTTCTGCAGACAGCCCGCACACGCGCGCACCAGCCGCTATCTGACGGAAAACCTCAAACAGCGCTATCACCAGTGCACCAGTATTGAGTGCTCGGCCACGTTCCGCACCACCGAGACGCTCGACGGCGTGATACGCAGACCGGCTATGCCGGAAAATCAGGTCTTGCAGGCAGATATTCAGCCGCAATAA
- a CDS encoding AlpA family transcriptional regulator has product MHTAFSSPSSAPAAPLMPVSDVIQERFLRLPEVMHLCGLSRSTIYDLISREAFPKQISLGGKNVAWAHSEITAWMSDRIAARNRSCDA; this is encoded by the coding sequence ATGCACACCGCTTTTTCTTCCCCGTCTTCTGCCCCTGCCGCACCGTTAATGCCGGTTTCTGACGTTATTCAGGAGCGCTTTTTACGCCTGCCGGAAGTGATGCATTTATGCGGCCTGTCCCGCTCAACCATTTACGACCTCATCAGCCGTGAGGCTTTCCCGAAACAAATCTCTCTCGGCGGAAAAAACGTGGCGTGGGCACACAGTGAAATTACGGCGTGGATGAGCGATCGCATCGCGGCGCGTAACCGGAGCTGTGATGCATGA
- a CDS encoding host cell division inhibitor Icd-like protein — protein MMLPGQQNALFSGLLPVAVSRYSFPAVAKSAAGRENPSFFKATPDAPCVFFCVCASVHLLFTYRFFNRCRIRVMVAQAGQPSGWPVPLKAGFSPPSGLPPERENSGGSDNRYFKEAAIMATTLTLSHPQFIFIFAAVRRSVRKPRVCMLRTVAADERTARRSLVRDYVLSFAGRLPVAEVHA, from the coding sequence ATGATGTTGCCCGGTCAGCAAAACGCCCTTTTTTCTGGCTTGCTTCCTGTCGCCGTTTCCAGGTATAGTTTTCCCGCTGTCGCAAAATCGGCAGCCGGGCGTGAGAACCCGAGTTTCTTCAAGGCGACACCTGACGCGCCATGCGTCTTTTTTTGTGTCTGTGCCTCTGTGCACCTGTTGTTTACGTACCGGTTCTTTAACCGTTGCCGTATCCGCGTAATGGTGGCTCAGGCGGGGCAGCCTTCGGGCTGGCCGGTTCCCTTGAAGGCCGGTTTCTCACCCCCGTCTGGGCTACCACCAGAGCGTGAGAACTCCGGTGGTAGCGATAACCGCTACTTCAAGGAGGCTGCCATCATGGCTACGACCCTCACCCTGTCTCACCCACAATTTATCTTTATTTTCGCTGCCGTTCGTCGTTCCGTACGCAAACCGCGAGTCTGTATGCTGCGCACGGTTGCCGCTGATGAACGTACTGCGCGCCGTTCCCTCGTTCGCGATTATGTCCTCTCGTTTGCCGGTCGCCTGCCGGTTGCGGAGGTGCACGCATGA
- a CDS encoding DUF5375 domain-containing protein — MKQPLPPVLRAALYRRAVACAWLTLCQRQHRYPHLTLDALESAIAAELEGFYLRQHGEEKGRQIACALLEDLMNAAPLKTAPSLSFLGLAVMEELSARHITAPVVH; from the coding sequence ATGAAACAGCCGTTACCGCCAGTCCTGCGCGCCGCACTTTACCGCCGCGCCGTGGCCTGTGCCTGGCTGACCCTGTGTCAGCGTCAGCACCGTTACCCGCATCTGACACTTGATGCGCTGGAATCCGCCATCGCCGCCGAGCTGGAAGGATTTTATCTGCGCCAGCACGGTGAGGAAAAAGGCCGCCAGATTGCCTGTGCGCTGCTGGAAGATTTAATGAATGCCGCACCACTCAAAACCGCGCCGTCGCTCTCCTTTCTCGGCCTTGCCGTGATGGAAGAGTTAAGCGCCCGCCATATCACTGCGCCGGTCGTACACTGA
- a CDS encoding primase-helicase zinc-binding domain-containing protein, which translates to MKMNVTETVRQACGHWPRILPALGVKVMKNRHQPCPVCGGSDRFRFDDKEGRGTWFCNQCGAGDGLSLVEKALGVTVSEAADRVNAVTGSLPPVAPAVIAVDTAETEASRREAAALAADIMATARPVTGNAYLTRKGFPALECLTLTTTHKSGGVTYRAGDVIVPLYDDTGALVNLQLINADGLKRTLKGGQVKVACHIIEGEKQAGKRLWIAEGYATALTVHHLTGETVMVALSSVNLLSLASLTRSRHPACQIVLAADRDLNGDGQTKAAAAADACAGVVALPPVFGDWNDAFMQQGEEATRRAIYDTIKPPVAGPFDTMSEAEFTAMSTSEKAMRVHEHYGEALAVDANGQLLSRYEAGAWKVISPADFSRDVAALFQRLRAPFSSGKIASVVETLKLIVPQQSAPARRLIGFRNGVLDTVSGTFSPHHKSHWLRTLCEVDFTPPVAGETLETHAPHFWRWLDRAAGGRADKRDVILAALFMVLANRYDWQLFLEVTGPGGSGKSILAEIATLLAGEDNATSATIETLESPRERAALIGFSLIRLPGQEKWSGDGAGLKAITGGDAVSVDPKYRDAYSTHIPAVILAVNNNPMRFTDRSGGVSRRRVILHFPEQIAPEERDPHLKDKIARELAVIVRQLMQRFSDPMTARKLLQSQQNSDEALTIKRDADPAFDFCGYLQERPAPDGMYMGNANIIPLQPRLYLYHAYLVYMEAHGYKNTLSLTMFGKGLPTMLKEYGLNYDKRRTSQGMQTNLTLKEESNGDWLPKCDEPATK; encoded by the coding sequence ATGAAAATGAACGTAACGGAAACCGTCAGACAGGCGTGCGGCCACTGGCCGCGTATTCTCCCGGCGCTGGGTGTGAAGGTGATGAAAAACCGGCATCAGCCCTGCCCGGTGTGCGGCGGGAGTGACCGCTTCCGCTTTGACGATAAAGAGGGGCGTGGGACGTGGTTCTGTAACCAGTGCGGTGCGGGTGACGGGCTGAGCCTGGTTGAAAAGGCGCTGGGCGTGACGGTCAGCGAAGCTGCCGACCGTGTGAACGCCGTGACCGGCAGCCTGCCGCCGGTTGCCCCGGCGGTGATTGCGGTTGATACGGCTGAAACCGAAGCCAGCCGCAGGGAGGCCGCCGCGCTAGCCGCTGACATTATGGCAACAGCCCGCCCGGTCACCGGTAACGCCTACCTGACCCGCAAGGGCTTTCCTGCTCTGGAATGCCTGACCCTCACCACCACGCACAAATCCGGCGGCGTGACGTACCGCGCCGGGGATGTGATTGTCCCGCTGTATGACGACACCGGCGCGCTGGTTAACCTCCAGCTTATTAACGCAGACGGTCTCAAGCGCACCCTGAAAGGCGGTCAGGTAAAAGTGGCATGTCATATCATCGAAGGTGAGAAACAGGCGGGGAAACGCCTGTGGATAGCGGAAGGGTACGCAACGGCGCTGACCGTGCATCACCTGACCGGGGAAACCGTGATGGTGGCACTCTCGTCCGTAAACCTGCTTTCTCTGGCGAGCCTTACCCGCAGCCGGCATCCGGCCTGTCAGATTGTCCTCGCCGCCGACCGTGACCTGAATGGCGACGGCCAGACAAAAGCCGCTGCGGCCGCAGACGCCTGCGCCGGTGTGGTTGCCCTGCCGCCGGTGTTCGGTGACTGGAATGATGCATTTATGCAGCAGGGCGAGGAGGCCACGCGCAGGGCGATTTACGATACCATTAAGCCACCGGTCGCGGGCCCGTTTGACACCATGAGCGAGGCGGAATTTACCGCCATGAGTACCAGTGAGAAAGCGATGCGCGTGCATGAACACTACGGCGAGGCGCTGGCCGTGGATGCAAACGGGCAGCTTCTTTCCCGTTATGAGGCCGGAGCCTGGAAGGTTATTTCCCCGGCTGACTTCTCCCGCGATGTGGCAGCGCTTTTCCAGCGCCTGCGCGCGCCGTTCTCATCAGGCAAAATTGCTTCGGTGGTGGAGACCCTGAAACTGATTGTTCCGCAACAGAGCGCTCCGGCACGGCGGCTGATTGGCTTTCGTAATGGCGTGCTTGATACCGTCAGCGGCACGTTCAGCCCGCACCATAAATCCCACTGGCTGCGCACCCTGTGCGAGGTGGATTTCACCCCGCCGGTGGCGGGCGAAACGCTGGAAACCCATGCCCCGCATTTCTGGCGCTGGCTTGACCGCGCTGCCGGTGGCCGCGCCGACAAACGCGACGTGATACTCGCTGCGCTGTTTATGGTGCTGGCGAACCGCTACGACTGGCAGCTCTTTCTTGAAGTGACGGGACCAGGCGGAAGCGGGAAAAGTATTCTCGCAGAGATTGCCACCCTGCTGGCGGGGGAAGATAACGCCACCTCCGCGACCATCGAGACGCTGGAATCGCCGCGCGAGCGCGCGGCACTGATTGGCTTCTCGCTGATTCGTCTGCCCGGCCAGGAAAAATGGAGCGGGGACGGTGCCGGACTCAAGGCCATCACCGGCGGCGATGCGGTGTCGGTTGACCCGAAATACCGTGACGCCTATTCCACGCATATTCCGGCGGTGATTCTGGCCGTGAACAACAACCCGATGCGCTTTACCGACCGCAGTGGCGGCGTGTCGCGCCGGCGGGTTATCCTGCACTTCCCGGAACAGATTGCCCCGGAGGAGCGCGACCCGCACCTGAAGGACAAAATCGCCCGTGAGCTGGCGGTAATAGTGCGCCAGCTTATGCAACGGTTCAGTGACCCGATGACCGCCCGCAAGCTGCTCCAGTCGCAGCAGAACTCTGATGAGGCACTCACTATCAAGCGCGATGCTGACCCGGCGTTTGATTTTTGCGGCTATTTACAGGAACGCCCGGCACCGGACGGCATGTATATGGGTAACGCCAACATCATTCCGCTTCAGCCACGACTCTACCTGTATCACGCTTATCTGGTGTACATGGAGGCACACGGCTACAAGAACACCCTGAGCCTGACGATGTTCGGGAAGGGCTTGCCGACCATGCTGAAAGAGTACGGCCTGAATTACGACAAACGACGAACCAGTCAGGGCATGCAGACTAACCTGACGCTGAAAGAGGAAAGCAACGGCGACTGGCTGCCGAAGTGCGATGAACCCGCAACAAAATAA
- a CDS encoding glycoside hydrolase family 19 protein, whose amino-acid sequence MVDITAEMLWNIARHYRHIESLLNSQHYNVHAIAPHLNQWFTVYGINTELRAAHFIAQACVETANFSRLTEVPRDGGREYDAGTRIGRNLGNTEIGDGPKFIGRGLLHLTGRENYTNFGSQFEKDYVTDPTIVARNPYVAVKAACYYWDLRHVNAAADRDDVNKVTLLVNGGYNGLEERKGALVRAKRELGII is encoded by the coding sequence ATGGTTGATATTACAGCAGAGATGCTTTGGAATATTGCCAGGCATTACCGGCATATAGAAAGCCTGCTAAATTCACAGCATTACAATGTTCATGCCATAGCACCACATTTGAACCAATGGTTTACCGTTTATGGAATAAATACAGAATTAAGAGCCGCTCATTTTATAGCGCAAGCTTGTGTTGAAACTGCAAACTTTTCCAGATTAACTGAAGTTCCAAGAGATGGTGGCAGAGAATATGATGCAGGAACGCGGATAGGACGTAATTTAGGTAATACAGAAATAGGTGATGGTCCAAAATTTATAGGTCGTGGGTTATTACATCTGACAGGTCGAGAAAATTATACGAATTTCGGAAGCCAGTTTGAGAAAGATTACGTAACCGATCCCACTATAGTTGCAAGGAACCCATATGTAGCGGTTAAAGCAGCGTGTTATTATTGGGATCTCAGACATGTGAATGCGGCAGCAGACAGGGATGACGTAAATAAAGTAACCCTTCTCGTGAACGGTGGCTACAACGGTCTCGAAGAAAGGAAAGGGGCGTTGGTAAGAGCAAAGAGAGAGCTTGGAATAATATGA